The following proteins are co-located in the Echinicola sp. 20G genome:
- a CDS encoding dihydrofolate reductase family protein, protein MRKVSLFIASSLDGYIAKPNDDLSFLKQVEKEGEDYGYAQFTETIDTLIIGRKTYDYVLREIGPSHYDNGQRDVYVITRTPKAKTGRTSFYTGSLVDLVKQLKSLDGKHIYCDGGAEVINELLKNDLVDELIISVVPVLLGDGTRLFKDGRPEQLLEFVKAETFDTGLVQLCYRRKR, encoded by the coding sequence ATGCGTAAAGTATCACTTTTTATTGCCAGCAGTTTAGATGGTTATATAGCCAAGCCCAATGATGACCTCAGCTTCTTGAAGCAGGTAGAAAAGGAGGGCGAAGACTATGGATATGCCCAATTCACTGAGACCATTGATACCTTGATTATCGGTAGAAAGACCTATGACTATGTACTTCGAGAAATAGGACCATCTCACTATGATAATGGACAGCGGGATGTATATGTCATCACCAGGACCCCAAAAGCAAAAACAGGTAGGACATCCTTTTACACCGGAAGCTTGGTGGATTTGGTCAAGCAATTAAAGTCCCTAGATGGTAAGCATATTTATTGTGACGGAGGTGCAGAGGTAATCAATGAACTGTTAAAAAATGATTTGGTTGATGAGTTGATCATTTCTGTTGTCCCTGTGTTACTAGGCGATGGAACGAGATTATTTAAGGACGGAAGACCCGAGCAATTGCTTGAATTTGTAAAGGCAGAAACATTTGATACAGGACTGGTCCAGTTATGTTACAGACGAAAAAGGTAA